In a single window of the Flavobacterium sp. W4I14 genome:
- a CDS encoding hypothetical protein (product_source=Hypo-rule applied) gives MNKIDYKSLEKPLNMLLKVEISEKTAFKDEYTFKLFDIDILPDKNSFWSGHQNIEIIRKQSLIGALPGNDVDLFVQQISAALHQLTLKIGFNGMPVSVEKQNELWQKWLAIRENVANTYTGNWIDSTLIAVDKKMLPSEALTEHIKQDLFLNEYFRGVYDARFVENKFNRKREVYGLCPFPIWFNEKWTLQTSENQKLIKFSGNWTKNVDQPGFYSWLKTKTDNDITEISVEGFYQINPITGWCNALESTYSLIANSCYIKTLKITLTTN, from the coding sequence ATGAATAAAATTGATTATAAATCTTTAGAAAAGCCTTTAAATATGCTTTTAAAGGTAGAAATCTCTGAAAAAACAGCATTTAAAGATGAGTATACCTTTAAACTTTTTGATATAGACATTTTACCAGATAAAAATTCTTTTTGGTCTGGTCATCAGAATATCGAAATTATACGCAAACAAAGTTTGATCGGCGCGCTACCTGGTAACGATGTTGATTTGTTCGTGCAGCAAATTTCTGCAGCATTACATCAATTAACCTTAAAAATAGGTTTTAATGGAATGCCAGTAAGTGTTGAAAAACAAAATGAGCTATGGCAAAAATGGTTGGCCATTAGAGAAAATGTGGCTAATACTTATACTGGAAATTGGATTGATTCGACCTTAATAGCGGTTGACAAAAAAATGCTACCTAGTGAAGCATTAACCGAACATATCAAGCAAGATTTATTTCTGAACGAATATTTCAGGGGAGTTTATGACGCCCGTTTTGTAGAAAACAAGTTTAATCGAAAAAGAGAAGTGTATGGTTTATGTCCGTTCCCTATTTGGTTTAACGAAAAGTGGACACTACAAACATCAGAGAATCAAAAACTGATTAAATTTTCTGGCAACTGGACCAAGAATGTTGATCAGCCAGGATTTTATAGCTGGTTAAAAACCAAGACAGATAATGATATAACAGAAATTAGTGTCGAAGGATTTTATCAGATAAATCCAATTACTGGTTGGTGCAACGCCTTAGAAAGTACTTATTCACTAATAGCAAATAGTTGCTATATAAAAACACTAAAGATTACTTTAACAACCAATTAA
- a CDS encoding putative dehydrogenase (product_source=COG0673; cath_funfam=3.30.360.10; cog=COG0673; pfam=PF01408; superfamily=51735), translating to MERRDFIKNGAFTAAGLTILPTGSLFASSDSGKVRVGYIGVGARGMSHISEGALRDDVEIVAICDTQESSLKICRNFIAKKGRPAATEYTGGLDAYKKLLDHKDIDAVIIATPWQFHRDQAVDAMKAGKYVGCEVIAGLSVQDHWDIVNTSEKTGMPYMTLENVCYRRDVMAALNMVRQGLFGELVHLEGGYQHNLRNVLFNNGKDYYGGGVEYGPKALSEAQWRTQFNIDQDGDLYPTHGVGPLMQYANINRGNSFTSLVSFSSKARGLAAYVEELSPGHPNAKINYKNGDVTTTMINCANGETVMLSHDTHLPRPYSIGFRVQGTKGLWMDVNKSVHIEHKSKDHAWDKADEWFAKYDHPLWKKYEAEAVGAGHGGMDWFVFNGFIQAVKQKKQTPIDVYDSVTMSVITPLSTKSLKEGNMPQKFPDFTKGKWKDRKNTFALDDSGF from the coding sequence ATGGAACGTAGAGATTTTATCAAAAATGGTGCATTTACGGCTGCTGGTTTAACCATCCTGCCAACCGGAAGTTTATTTGCATCATCAGACAGTGGAAAAGTAAGAGTAGGGTATATCGGTGTAGGTGCACGTGGTATGAGCCATATTTCTGAGGGGGCCTTGAGAGACGATGTAGAAATTGTTGCAATTTGCGATACCCAGGAAAGTTCACTTAAAATCTGTCGTAATTTTATTGCCAAAAAAGGTAGACCAGCAGCAACAGAATATACCGGTGGCTTAGATGCCTATAAAAAACTATTAGACCATAAAGATATTGATGCCGTAATTATAGCAACACCATGGCAGTTTCACCGCGACCAGGCAGTTGATGCTATGAAAGCTGGTAAATATGTAGGCTGCGAGGTAATTGCAGGTTTAAGTGTTCAAGATCACTGGGATATTGTAAACACTTCTGAAAAAACAGGCATGCCTTACATGACCTTAGAAAACGTTTGTTACCGTAGAGATGTAATGGCGGCTTTAAACATGGTTAGACAAGGCCTTTTTGGCGAATTGGTGCACCTTGAAGGTGGTTACCAACATAACTTACGAAACGTACTTTTTAACAACGGTAAAGATTATTACGGTGGTGGGGTAGAGTATGGGCCAAAAGCACTAAGCGAGGCACAATGGCGTACGCAGTTCAACATCGATCAGGATGGCGATTTATATCCAACCCACGGTGTTGGCCCTTTAATGCAATATGCTAACATTAACAGAGGAAACAGCTTTACCAGCCTGGTATCGTTCAGTTCTAAAGCAAGAGGTTTGGCCGCTTACGTAGAAGAGCTTTCTCCTGGCCACCCTAATGCTAAAATTAACTATAAAAATGGTGATGTTACCACTACAATGATTAACTGTGCAAACGGCGAAACTGTAATGTTAAGTCACGATACGCACTTGCCCAGGCCATATTCTATCGGTTTCAGGGTACAGGGAACAAAAGGGCTTTGGATGGATGTAAACAAATCAGTGCACATTGAACATAAATCGAAAGATCATGCCTGGGATAAAGCTGATGAATGGTTTGCTAAATACGATCACCCACTTTGGAAAAAATATGAAGCAGAAGCGGTAGGCGCCGGTCACGGTGGTATGGACTGGTTTGTTTTTAATGGATTTATCCAGGCGGTAAAACAGAAAAAACAAACACCTATTGACGTTTATGATTCAGTTACAATGAGTGTAATTACGCCACTTTCTACCAAATCGTTAAAAGAAGGAAATATGCCACAAAAATTCCCTGATTTTACAAAAGGAAAATGGAAAGATCGAAAAAATACTTTCGCTTTAGACGATAGCGGTTTTTAG
- a CDS encoding phosphatidylglycerophosphate synthase (product_source=COG0558; cog=COG0558; superfamily=103473; transmembrane_helix_parts=Outside_1_45,TMhelix_46_68,Inside_69_74,TMhelix_75_90,Outside_91_109,TMhelix_110_132,Inside_133_138,TMhelix_139_158,Outside_159_177,TMhelix_178_211,Inside_212_230): protein MEAIIKLKEGHLDGKRVFADRERTNILRKGEQGLILFLLQRVPKWITPNMMTGIGMFGSLIVFLSFILAGFYEKSYLLIGILGFMINWLGDSLDGRLAYFRKIPRKWYGFALDIVMDWLSIILIGLGYYYYADGGTQIFAFLFVVLYGWSMIISQLRYKITGFYQIDSGYLGPTELRVIISLILIAETLFTGAITYFAIAMVSLLLVINIIDTFKLLKAGDAKDEEEKIK from the coding sequence TTGGAGGCTATTATTAAACTAAAAGAAGGCCATTTAGATGGCAAAAGGGTATTTGCAGACCGCGAAAGAACAAATATTTTAAGAAAAGGAGAACAAGGGCTGATCCTTTTTTTGCTTCAAAGGGTTCCTAAGTGGATTACACCCAATATGATGACAGGAATCGGCATGTTTGGATCGCTGATTGTTTTTTTAAGCTTTATTCTGGCTGGTTTTTATGAAAAAAGCTATTTGTTGATCGGAATTTTAGGTTTTATGATTAACTGGCTTGGCGATTCGCTTGATGGTCGATTGGCGTATTTTCGCAAAATCCCGCGCAAATGGTATGGCTTTGCACTCGATATTGTGATGGATTGGCTAAGCATTATCCTGATCGGTTTGGGCTATTATTATTACGCCGATGGTGGCACACAGATTTTCGCATTTCTTTTTGTGGTATTGTACGGTTGGTCGATGATTATTTCTCAATTGCGCTATAAAATTACAGGCTTTTATCAGATCGATTCTGGCTATTTAGGTCCGACGGAATTACGCGTAATTATTTCGCTTATCTTAATTGCCGAAACCTTATTTACTGGTGCCATTACTTATTTCGCAATTGCTATGGTATCGCTGTTATTGGTGATCAATATTATCGATACGTTTAAACTTTTAAAAGCGGGCGACGCTAAAGATGAGGAGGAGAAGATAAAATGA
- a CDS encoding type VI secretion system secreted protein VgrG (product_source=KO:K11904; cath_funfam=2.40.50.230,3.55.50.10; cog=COG3501; ko=KO:K11904; pfam=PF04717; superfamily=69255,69279), translated as MEKKLITEINIEDKAITHFDSFDLEQQFNGHHYFELRFKQNQFGLPSLINLDESRDFVGKTLTASFGYQVNRLQEFAGLVTKVELAQNHGYHGVLIVSGYSPTILIDRGQDLGSYLDKDLNKIVALATTDTSVNDLKIICNASRKKPVDYLIQYKESDFEFLNRLSGEYHEWFFYDGKQLNFGKPDEQKEVALFYGRDVQNLQYAMEISPIKHKRFAYNPKQDEMLHSESTGIANGILDLTHAIQASNRTYSKKFNQPSLIRVENSNDIKSHVENEEKASISELLKISATGDNAELSIGNIAEIAMSVRQGNAFITESLGKFLVTNIHHRIDAAGRYQNTFTGLTASTERIMVKNYKKPNPDILLADVMDNNDPEGQGRIKVKFKWECLTNDITEWLRVITPDAGSSEQVNTNRGFVFIPEVGDQVAITFEEGNIARPIVLGSVFHGTNGAGGYEYNHLKAIATRSGHLIEFNDAAGSEAITITDKNRNIIRFDTSAASIEISAPENISIRAKNIDINAEQNISISAGEHIYSNAGGNISSNAGENHSLMAENITMIANDSINKTATHIEKTAEQINLNSTQENIEFHSAREIVNKSGSKVKLF; from the coding sequence ATGGAAAAAAAACTCATCACCGAAATCAATATAGAAGACAAAGCCATAACACACTTTGATTCATTCGATCTGGAACAACAATTTAACGGGCATCATTATTTCGAACTTCGATTTAAGCAGAATCAGTTTGGCTTGCCCAGCTTAATCAATCTTGATGAAAGCCGCGATTTTGTAGGCAAAACACTCACAGCATCATTCGGTTATCAGGTTAATAGACTACAAGAATTTGCTGGTTTGGTTACCAAGGTAGAACTCGCACAGAACCATGGCTACCATGGCGTTTTAATTGTAAGTGGCTATAGTCCTACTATTTTAATAGACCGTGGCCAAGATTTGGGTTCTTACTTGGATAAAGATCTAAATAAAATTGTTGCCTTAGCCACAACAGATACCTCTGTAAACGATCTTAAAATCATATGCAATGCCAGCAGGAAAAAACCTGTCGATTATCTTATTCAATATAAAGAAAGTGATTTTGAATTCCTGAACCGCTTATCGGGCGAATATCATGAATGGTTTTTCTACGATGGCAAACAGCTCAACTTTGGCAAACCAGATGAGCAGAAAGAAGTAGCGCTTTTTTATGGCCGTGATGTACAGAATCTCCAGTATGCCATGGAAATTTCACCGATCAAGCATAAACGTTTTGCGTATAACCCTAAACAAGATGAGATGCTGCACAGCGAAAGTACAGGCATAGCAAATGGCATACTAGATCTTACCCATGCTATACAAGCTTCTAACCGTACTTATAGTAAAAAATTTAACCAACCTTCGCTCATCCGTGTAGAAAACAGTAACGACATTAAAAGCCATGTGGAGAATGAAGAAAAAGCCAGCATATCAGAACTTCTAAAAATCAGTGCTACAGGGGATAATGCCGAACTAAGTATTGGCAATATTGCTGAAATTGCTATGAGTGTAAGACAGGGAAATGCTTTTATAACCGAAAGCTTGGGTAAATTTCTGGTTACCAACATTCATCACCGTATAGATGCTGCTGGCAGATATCAAAATACATTTACAGGCTTAACAGCCTCCACTGAACGCATTATGGTAAAGAACTATAAAAAGCCAAATCCAGATATATTGTTAGCAGATGTAATGGATAATAATGACCCTGAAGGGCAAGGCCGGATCAAAGTAAAGTTTAAGTGGGAATGCCTAACGAATGATATCACTGAATGGCTGAGGGTAATCACCCCAGATGCTGGAAGTAGTGAACAAGTAAATACGAACCGGGGTTTTGTTTTTATACCTGAAGTTGGAGATCAGGTTGCCATAACTTTTGAAGAAGGAAATATCGCCAGACCAATTGTATTGGGAAGTGTTTTCCATGGTACTAACGGCGCCGGTGGTTACGAGTATAATCATCTAAAAGCAATTGCAACCAGAAGTGGTCATTTAATAGAATTTAATGATGCCGCTGGTTCCGAAGCAATTACCATTACAGATAAAAACCGAAATATTATACGCTTTGATACTAGTGCAGCGAGTATTGAGATCTCTGCTCCCGAAAATATCAGTATCCGGGCTAAGAATATAGATATCAATGCCGAACAAAATATATCAATATCTGCTGGAGAACATATCTACAGCAATGCAGGTGGAAATATAAGCAGCAATGCTGGTGAAAATCATTCGTTAATGGCCGAAAATATTACCATGATAGCTAATGATAGTATTAATAAAACTGCTACACATATCGAAAAAACCGCAGAACAGATTAATCTGAATAGTACTCAAGAGAATATTGAATTTCATAGTGCCAGAGAGATCGTGAATAAGAGCGGTAGCAAGGTTAAATTATTTTAA
- a CDS encoding phytanoyl-CoA hydroxylase (product_source=KO:K00477; cath_funfam=2.60.120.620; cog=COG5285; ko=KO:K00477; pfam=PF05721; superfamily=51197) gives MATSYPTFTLSEQLTQEQLDFFNTNGFIHFKNFIKPETVSSIIDASKQVEQKWIQEDIKKINGVPIKYGKDLDGSAIVQRFAFINQQHQTLSGLLLDPRFNALLQLAGDGARLGTEEKDGMVFNHYINGPESKFSKMGWHTDGLRDIFYGTKLNPMLNVGIHLSTLKPENGGLKLIPGTHKQSIYQMLFRKKYFLDNKPDAEEVSILPEAGDLTIHDGRLWHRVAESAIRGEESRRRVIYVPIIAGKYAPKNENSPTVFYQRFAGIVK, from the coding sequence TTATCTGAACAATTAACACAAGAACAGCTTGATTTTTTTAATACAAATGGGTTTATCCATTTCAAAAATTTCATCAAACCCGAAACGGTTTCTTCCATTATCGACGCTTCCAAACAAGTAGAACAAAAATGGATACAGGAAGATATTAAAAAAATAAATGGTGTGCCAATTAAATATGGAAAAGATCTTGATGGTTCAGCAATTGTGCAACGGTTTGCCTTTATTAACCAACAGCATCAAACGCTAAGCGGTCTCCTATTAGATCCACGCTTTAACGCATTGCTTCAATTGGCGGGAGATGGCGCGCGTTTAGGTACCGAAGAAAAAGACGGCATGGTGTTTAACCACTACATTAACGGACCAGAAAGCAAATTCAGTAAAATGGGCTGGCATACGGATGGTTTAAGGGATATTTTCTACGGCACTAAACTGAACCCAATGCTGAATGTAGGCATTCACCTGAGTACCTTAAAGCCTGAAAATGGCGGATTAAAACTTATCCCGGGCACGCACAAACAAAGTATTTACCAGATGCTCTTTCGCAAAAAATATTTCCTTGATAATAAACCAGATGCTGAAGAGGTATCGATATTACCCGAAGCAGGAGATTTAACCATCCACGATGGAAGACTGTGGCACAGGGTAGCAGAATCGGCCATACGTGGCGAGGAAAGCAGGAGGCGTGTAATTTACGTACCCATCATCGCAGGTAAATATGCCCCAAAAAATGAGAATAGTCCAACAGTATTTTATCAGCGCTTCGCCGGAATTGTAAAATAA
- a CDS encoding hypothetical protein (product_source=Hypo-rule applied; transmembrane_helix_parts=Outside_1_9,TMhelix_10_31,Inside_32_76) produces the protein MPLPQLPIAWQMVIKLFALALFTAVLKALHFKGHTVEIIKNMRKYFHTGSVKWGNTANQTRFVYAKNYTDFFQQST, from the coding sequence ATGCCTTTGCCACAATTGCCCATTGCCTGGCAAATGGTAATAAAGCTTTTCGCCTTAGCCCTTTTTACTGCTGTTTTAAAGGCTTTACATTTTAAAGGCCATACTGTAGAAATAATAAAGAATATGAGGAAGTATTTCCACACAGGTAGCGTAAAATGGGGAAATACGGCAAACCAAACTCGTTTCGTTTACGCTAAAAATTATACGGATTTTTTTCAGCAAAGCACTTAA
- a CDS encoding hypothetical protein (product_source=Hypo-rule applied): MLFALLFTYLVRSGKLKRMTDYSKGIPKKISLKFYRPETAILFGVILAGT; this comes from the coding sequence ATGTTATTTGCCCTATTGTTTACTTACCTGGTCAGATCGGGGAAGTTAAAGCGAATGACTGATTATTCTAAAGGTATTCCAAAGAAGATCAGTTTAAAATTTTACCGACCAGAAACAGCCATTCTCTTTGGCGTAATTTTGGCTGGCACTTAA
- a CDS encoding hypothetical protein (product_source=Hypo-rule applied; cath_funfam=3.20.20.80; cleavage_site_network=SignalP-noTM; pfam=PF01301; superfamily=51445): MCTHLLTKPLVVGLLISLSINSQAQKENTFAIGAESFELNGKPYVICAGEKHFARMPKAGEKQRLQRARAMGLNTVCAYLFWNMHEKQPVQFTRVKIF; encoded by the coding sequence ATGTGTACCCATTTGCTTACAAAACCACTTGTTGTAGGGCTATTAATAAGCTTATCTATTAATAGCCAGGCCCAAAAGGAAAACACCTTTGCCATAGGTGCCGAATCTTTTGAGCTTAATGGCAAGCCCTATGTAATATGCGCTGGTGAAAAGCATTTTGCCCGTATGCCAAAAGCAGGGGAGAAACAACGTTTGCAAAGGGCGAGAGCAATGGGTTTAAATACGGTTTGTGCTTACTTATTTTGGAATATGCACGAAAAACAACCCGTTCAGTTTACCAGGGTCAAAATTTTTTAA
- a CDS encoding hypothetical protein (product_source=Hypo-rule applied), whose product MGTIKYISKTITENIGSAKWFSTHGGIDFNATKEVILHSKYKIRYDRYVPSKQTG is encoded by the coding sequence ATGGGAACAATTAAATACATCAGCAAAACCATCACCGAAAATATAGGAAGTGCTAAATGGTTTTCTACCCACGGAGGTATAGATTTTAATGCGACAAAAGAAGTAATTCTGCATAGTAAATATAAGATAAGGTATGATCGATATGTACCCTCAAAACAAACAGGGTAG
- a CDS encoding putative flippase GtrA (product_source=COG2246; cath_funfam=1.10.1410.10; cog=COG2246; pfam=PF04138; transmembrane_helix_parts=Outside_1_33,TMhelix_34_56,Inside_57_75,TMhelix_76_98,Outside_99_107,TMhelix_108_130,Inside_131_156), translated as MTWASVKLFLKAQVSAFSGGVTDYGLMILLTEWLHIHFTISILISGTLGGMVNFCINRFWAFKSNDGYHSSTSGQLIRFFTVVLGSISLKSAGTYLLHRSLNLDYKLGRLLIDSIVSYGFNYPLMKYWVFRINTVEAACTEETSDCFETLNKERAI; from the coding sequence ATGACCTGGGCATCTGTTAAACTTTTTCTCAAAGCACAGGTATCTGCTTTTTCTGGGGGTGTTACCGATTATGGGCTAATGATCCTGCTAACCGAATGGCTGCATATCCATTTTACCATTTCTATTTTAATTTCGGGTACGCTTGGCGGAATGGTTAACTTTTGCATTAACCGTTTTTGGGCATTTAAAAGTAACGATGGGTACCACAGCTCTACCAGTGGGCAGCTTATACGCTTTTTTACCGTGGTTTTAGGCAGTATCTCATTAAAATCAGCAGGTACTTATTTATTGCACCGAAGTTTAAATCTGGATTATAAACTTGGCAGACTTTTAATTGATAGCATTGTTTCTTATGGTTTTAACTATCCGCTAATGAAGTATTGGGTATTTAGAATTAATACTGTTGAGGCTGCCTGCACTGAAGAAACAAGCGATTGTTTTGAAACCCTCAACAAAGAACGGGCGATCTAA
- a CDS encoding Ser/Thr protein kinase RdoA (MazF antagonist) (product_source=COG2334; cath_funfam=3.90.1200.10; cog=COG2334; pfam=PF01636; superfamily=56112): MFQAVLGAYGLNAEKFKIEPFGSGLINHTWKVYSEKLAYILQEVNTEVFRQPQNIAQNIETIKKYLDQTAPKYLFVAPIAAANGDDFVVIDDHFYRVFPFVENSCSIDFVHQPEQAYHAAKQFGKFTRMLCAFNVQKLKPTIEDFHNLPLRVEQFKKALEQASDERISEAKFAIEEIIRHYDIEEQYVHMVDSGALNLRVVHHDTKISNVLLQAETGIGLCVIDLDTVMPGYFISDVGDMMRTYLSEANEEEKDFSKIAIREDVFAAIHKGYMEEMDQVLAFAEKQFFIYSGKFMIYMQAVRFIADFLNGDIYYKTNYPEHNLVRGLNQIDLLNKYVAKESKFEEIIKKINENRVSDSKTILN, from the coding sequence ATGTTTCAAGCAGTTTTAGGTGCTTATGGACTTAACGCAGAAAAATTTAAAATTGAACCTTTCGGCTCGGGCTTAATTAACCATACCTGGAAAGTTTACAGTGAAAAATTAGCCTATATCTTGCAAGAGGTGAATACGGAGGTTTTTCGCCAGCCTCAAAATATTGCTCAAAATATTGAGACAATAAAAAAATATCTTGATCAAACAGCCCCTAAATATTTATTTGTTGCCCCAATTGCGGCTGCAAATGGAGATGATTTTGTGGTTATCGACGATCATTTTTACAGGGTTTTTCCATTTGTGGAAAATTCTTGCTCCATTGATTTTGTGCATCAGCCCGAGCAGGCTTATCACGCTGCTAAGCAGTTTGGTAAATTTACCAGGATGCTTTGTGCCTTCAATGTACAAAAATTAAAACCCACTATCGAAGATTTTCATAACCTGCCTTTACGTGTAGAACAGTTTAAAAAAGCTTTAGAACAAGCTAGCGATGAAAGAATTAGTGAGGCAAAATTTGCTATAGAAGAGATTATCAGACATTACGATATAGAAGAGCAGTATGTACACATGGTAGATAGCGGTGCGCTTAATTTACGTGTTGTACATCACGATACCAAAATCAGCAATGTACTGTTACAGGCCGAAACTGGAATAGGCTTATGTGTAATCGATTTAGATACCGTAATGCCCGGATACTTTATCAGTGATGTGGGCGATATGATGCGTACTTATCTCTCAGAAGCCAATGAAGAGGAAAAAGATTTTAGTAAAATAGCCATCAGAGAAGACGTTTTTGCCGCCATACATAAAGGCTACATGGAAGAAATGGACCAGGTTTTGGCCTTTGCTGAAAAACAGTTCTTTATTTATTCGGGTAAATTTATGATTTACATGCAGGCGGTAAGGTTTATAGCCGATTTCTTAAACGGCGATATTTACTATAAAACAAATTATCCTGAGCATAACTTGGTGAGGGGCTTAAATCAGATCGATTTATTGAATAAGTACGTTGCCAAAGAATCGAAATTTGAAGAGATTATTAAGAAAATTAATGAAAACAGAGTAAGCGACTCTAAAACAATATTAAACTAA